Proteins from a genomic interval of Oceanimonas doudoroffii:
- a CDS encoding class II fumarate hydratase: MKMRTERDSMGNIEVPVEALYGAQTQRAINNFPISGQPLPPAFIHALALLKAGCAHANGELGRLEQDKADAIVHAAHEVIAGKHDNAFPIDVFQTGSGTSTNMNVNEVLAHLASAHLGKPVHPNDDVNMGQSSNDVIPSAIHVSAALAFSRELLPALHQLEQTILGKGERLQDKVKTGRTHLMDAMPLRFDQELGGWATQVQYGRDRLQGLQSRLQQLALGGTAIGTGINADPRQARLACDYLNEHTGQDFCPAEDYFYSLSCQDTAVELSGQLKTLAVALMKIANDLRWMNSGPLTGLAEIQLPALQPGSSIMPGKVNPVVPEAVAMVAAQVMGLDAANTVAGQSGNFQLNVMLPLVASNLLTMMKLLANCAPLLAEAIDGFTLNEEHLGEHLARNPILVTALNPVIGYAKAASIAKKAYAECRPILEVALEETELSEKELRELLDPAALTKGSQQEKG, translated from the coding sequence ACGGGATTCCATGGGCAACATAGAGGTACCGGTCGAGGCACTCTACGGCGCCCAGACCCAGCGCGCCATCAACAACTTCCCCATCTCGGGCCAGCCCTTGCCCCCCGCCTTTATTCACGCCCTGGCCCTGCTCAAGGCCGGCTGCGCCCACGCCAACGGCGAACTGGGCCGGCTGGAGCAGGACAAGGCCGACGCCATCGTGCATGCCGCCCACGAGGTGATTGCCGGCAAACACGACAACGCCTTTCCGATAGACGTGTTTCAGACCGGCTCGGGCACCAGCACCAACATGAACGTCAACGAGGTGCTGGCCCACCTGGCCAGTGCCCACCTGGGCAAGCCGGTGCATCCCAACGACGACGTCAACATGGGCCAGAGCTCCAATGACGTGATTCCGTCCGCCATTCACGTCAGCGCCGCGCTCGCCTTCAGCCGTGAACTGCTGCCGGCCCTGCACCAGCTGGAGCAGACCATACTCGGCAAGGGCGAACGCCTGCAGGACAAGGTGAAAACCGGCCGCACCCACCTGATGGACGCCATGCCCCTGCGTTTTGATCAGGAGCTGGGGGGCTGGGCCACGCAGGTGCAGTATGGCCGTGATCGTTTGCAGGGGCTACAGAGCCGGCTGCAGCAACTGGCCCTGGGGGGCACCGCCATCGGTACCGGCATTAACGCCGATCCGCGCCAGGCCAGGCTGGCCTGCGACTATCTCAATGAGCATACCGGCCAGGACTTTTGTCCGGCGGAAGACTACTTCTACAGCCTGAGCTGCCAGGACACGGCGGTGGAGCTGTCGGGCCAGCTCAAAACCCTGGCGGTGGCACTGATGAAAATCGCCAACGATCTGCGCTGGATGAATTCGGGACCGCTTACCGGTCTGGCCGAGATTCAGCTGCCGGCGCTGCAGCCGGGCTCGTCCATTATGCCCGGCAAGGTCAACCCTGTGGTGCCCGAGGCGGTGGCCATGGTGGCGGCCCAGGTGATGGGCCTGGACGCCGCCAACACAGTGGCAGGACAGTCGGGCAATTTTCAGCTCAATGTGATGCTGCCGCTGGTGGCCAGCAACCTGCTGACCATGATGAAACTGCTGGCCAATTGTGCGCCGCTGCTGGCCGAGGCCATCGACGGCTTTACCCTGAACGAGGAGCACCTCGGCGAACACCTGGCCCGCAACCCCATACTGGTGACGGCGCTGAACCCGGTGATCGGCTATGCCAAGGCGGCGAGCATCGCCAAAAAGGCCTATGCCGAGTGCCGCCCCATTCTGGAGGTGGCGCTGGAAGAAACCGAACTGTCGGAAAAAGAGCTGCGCGAACTGCTGGACCCGGCCGCCCTGACCAAAGGCAGCCAGCAGGAAAAAGGTTAA
- a CDS encoding DASH family cryptochrome: protein MRLLWLRNDLRLDDHAGWQRLAEYQGTTAAVFILPAHWRQADDAGLHRLGTARVAYLQQALADLRERLAPFSLTLLEGEPVKLLLDWHRQQPFELVTHAAQAPEETDWLTRLQDAGVTVRTVETQPLFEPHQVEPLFETFPASFTGFRKLVEKAPAWPVSAPQSAIEVSGLRAAACPLTTGIHWPATPGAPAHPAWQGGETAARGWLQHYLFEQRALAHYKASRNDLIGRYFSSHLSAALAWGCLSPRTVWHQVLDYEQRWGSDEHSYWLRFELLWREYFHWSLRVHGTRLFAAGGLTGKAVPGVFNAAYWQAWCNARTGWPMIDAGLKELITTGFCSNRLRQNLASCLMHELGLDWRLGARFFEQHLVDFDVASNWGNWAYIAGAGHDPRQGRHFNPHRQWRQYDPKLTHLHQWLPELGPVTLEQVERHQRGEQLLDYPAPLVPLEC, encoded by the coding sequence ATGCGACTGCTGTGGTTACGCAACGATCTGCGGCTGGACGATCACGCCGGCTGGCAACGGCTGGCGGAGTACCAGGGAACAACGGCGGCGGTTTTTATTCTGCCCGCCCACTGGCGCCAGGCCGACGACGCCGGGCTGCACCGGCTGGGTACCGCCAGGGTGGCCTATTTGCAGCAGGCGCTGGCGGATTTACGCGAGCGGCTGGCGCCGTTTTCGCTGACGCTGCTGGAAGGGGAGCCGGTGAAGCTGCTGCTGGACTGGCACCGACAGCAGCCCTTTGAACTGGTCACTCATGCCGCCCAGGCGCCGGAAGAGACCGACTGGCTGACTCGGTTGCAAGACGCCGGCGTAACCGTGCGCACGGTTGAAACCCAGCCGCTGTTTGAACCACATCAGGTTGAACCGTTATTCGAGACATTTCCCGCCAGCTTCACCGGCTTTCGAAAACTGGTGGAAAAAGCCCCGGCCTGGCCGGTGTCGGCACCGCAATCGGCTATTGAGGTGAGTGGGTTGCGGGCGGCGGCCTGCCCCTTGACCACCGGCATTCACTGGCCCGCGACGCCGGGTGCGCCGGCCCATCCGGCCTGGCAGGGGGGAGAGACGGCGGCCCGGGGCTGGCTGCAGCACTACCTGTTTGAACAACGGGCCCTGGCCCATTACAAGGCCAGCCGCAACGATTTGATCGGCCGTTATTTCTCCAGTCACCTCAGTGCCGCCCTGGCCTGGGGTTGCTTGTCACCCCGCACTGTCTGGCATCAGGTTCTGGATTACGAGCAGCGCTGGGGCAGCGACGAGCACAGTTACTGGCTGCGCTTTGAGTTGCTGTGGCGGGAGTATTTTCACTGGTCGCTGCGGGTGCACGGCACGCGGCTGTTTGCGGCCGGCGGTCTCACCGGCAAGGCGGTGCCGGGCGTTTTCAATGCCGCATACTGGCAGGCCTGGTGTAATGCCCGTACCGGCTGGCCGATGATCGATGCCGGCCTGAAAGAGCTCATCACCACCGGCTTTTGCTCCAACCGGCTTCGGCAGAACCTGGCCAGCTGCCTGATGCACGAGCTGGGGCTGGACTGGCGGCTGGGCGCGCGTTTTTTTGAACAACACCTGGTGGACTTTGACGTGGCCAGCAACTGGGGCAACTGGGCCTACATTGCCGGCGCCGGCCACGATCCGCGCCAGGGGCGCCATTTCAACCCGCACCGGCAGTGGCGCCAGTACGATCCCAAGCTCACTCACCTGCACCAGTGGCTGCCCGAACTGGGCCCGGTCACCCTTGAACAGGTAGAACGCCACCAGCGCGGCGAGCAATTACTGGATTACCCGGCACCCCTGGTGCCGCTTGAGTGTTGA
- a CDS encoding putative 2-aminoethylphosphonate ABC transporter substrate-binding protein: MLKKTPLALLLALAAAGAQAKTELTVYTALELDQLKAYQAAFEQENPDVAIRWVRDSTGIITARLLAEKENPQADVIWGLAATSLMLMDEHDMLAPYAPAGLEQLSEEFRDARDTPHWVGMNAWLGVICYNTIEAEKHGLTKPSSWQDLTKPEYQGHIVMPNPASSGTGFLDVSAWLQQFGEDKGWAYMDGLHQNIANYTHSGSKPCVQAASGEATIGISMAYRGASLKQQGAPLDLVFPSEGVGWEMEAAAIVKGTDNETAAQKLLDFAVTRQANELYNQSFAVVAMPGVARPVQYFPEQPASVMIDNDFAWAAGQREAILAEWQRRYDGKSEAK, encoded by the coding sequence ATGCTGAAGAAGACCCCCCTGGCTTTGCTGCTGGCCCTGGCCGCCGCCGGTGCCCAGGCCAAGACCGAACTGACCGTTTATACCGCCCTGGAGCTGGATCAGCTAAAGGCCTATCAGGCCGCCTTTGAACAGGAAAACCCGGATGTCGCCATTCGCTGGGTGCGGGATTCGACCGGGATTATTACCGCGCGCCTGCTGGCGGAAAAGGAAAACCCCCAGGCCGACGTGATCTGGGGTCTGGCCGCTACCAGCCTGATGCTGATGGATGAACACGACATGCTGGCCCCCTATGCCCCGGCCGGCCTGGAACAGCTGTCGGAAGAGTTCCGCGATGCCCGCGACACGCCTCACTGGGTGGGCATGAACGCCTGGCTGGGGGTGATCTGCTACAACACCATCGAAGCCGAAAAGCATGGCCTGACCAAACCGAGTAGCTGGCAGGATCTGACCAAGCCCGAATACCAGGGTCATATTGTGATGCCCAACCCGGCTTCCAGCGGTACCGGTTTTCTCGATGTCTCGGCCTGGCTGCAACAGTTTGGTGAAGATAAGGGCTGGGCCTACATGGATGGTCTGCACCAGAATATTGCCAACTACACGCACTCCGGCTCCAAACCCTGCGTGCAGGCGGCCTCGGGTGAAGCGACCATCGGTATTTCCATGGCCTACCGGGGGGCCAGCCTCAAGCAGCAGGGCGCCCCGCTGGATCTGGTCTTCCCCAGTGAGGGAGTGGGCTGGGAAATGGAAGCGGCGGCCATCGTCAAGGGCACCGACAATGAAACGGCGGCGCAAAAGCTGCTGGACTTCGCCGTCACCCGCCAGGCCAACGAGCTCTATAATCAGAGCTTCGCGGTGGTTGCAATGCCGGGTGTGGCCAGGCCGGTGCAGTACTTTCCGGAGCAGCCGGCCAGCGTGATGATCGACAACGACTTCGCCTGGGCGGCCGGCCAGCGCGAGGCCATTCTGGCCGAGTGGCAGCGCCGTTACGACGGCAAGAGCGAAGCCAAATAG
- a CDS encoding EamA family transporter, translated as MTPLALLLVLCSAALHALWNLLGKRVSPGYAFFWLANLTQCLVLLPFGLWMLGREQGLAFWGWLLASGLCQNLYMAALAAAYRQGDLSLAYPLARALPMLLVGLGGLALGQVITPAAGVGMALMLAGCLLLPVLSLRQWRVRQYLTPGCALALLAAVGTSGYSLIDAHAISLLRVWLDGLHGRQSLVLYYLWLQVMAVLVTSLPLLWWPRFRTGLMQTGRRSAGPAMLAGIMMGLTYSLVLWSLALASQVSYVVALRQLSIPLGVLLGIWLLGESYRGGKLPGAALILGGLTLVALAG; from the coding sequence ATGACGCCGCTGGCCCTGTTGCTGGTGCTGTGCTCCGCCGCGTTGCATGCGTTGTGGAACCTGCTTGGCAAGAGGGTCAGCCCCGGTTATGCCTTTTTCTGGCTGGCCAACCTGACCCAGTGCCTGGTGTTGCTGCCGTTTGGCCTGTGGATGCTGGGGCGAGAGCAGGGGCTGGCCTTCTGGGGCTGGCTGCTGGCCAGCGGACTGTGTCAGAACCTGTATATGGCGGCGCTGGCCGCGGCCTATCGTCAGGGTGACCTGAGTCTGGCCTATCCGCTGGCCCGGGCCCTGCCCATGTTGCTGGTGGGGTTGGGGGGGCTGGCCCTGGGCCAGGTCATCACGCCGGCGGCAGGGGTCGGCATGGCCCTGATGCTGGCCGGTTGCCTGCTGTTGCCGGTACTCAGTCTGCGCCAGTGGCGGGTGCGGCAGTACCTGACACCGGGTTGCGCCCTGGCCCTGCTGGCCGCCGTTGGCACCAGCGGCTACAGCCTGATCGACGCTCATGCCATCTCGCTGTTGCGGGTCTGGCTGGACGGGCTGCACGGCCGGCAGAGCCTGGTCCTGTATTATCTCTGGTTGCAGGTGATGGCGGTACTGGTGACGTCGTTGCCATTGTTGTGGTGGCCGCGCTTTCGCACCGGGCTGATGCAAACCGGGCGCCGGTCGGCCGGTCCCGCCATGCTGGCCGGTATCATGATGGGGCTGACCTACAGCCTGGTGTTGTGGTCTTTGGCCCTGGCCAGTCAGGTTTCCTATGTGGTGGCCTTGCGTCAGCTCAGCATTCCCCTGGGAGTGTTGCTGGGCATCTGGCTGTTGGGCGAGTCGTACCGGGGAGGGAAACTGCCCGGGGCCGCGCTGATACTGGGGGGGCTGACCCTGGTGGCCCTGGCCGGTTGA
- the phnX gene encoding phosphonoacetaldehyde hydrolase, with translation MSYRFERRYTGAVQAVIMDWAGTTVDFGSVAPINAFRRLFAGEGIDVTQAECRAPMGSEKRDHICQMLAMPRIREAWLQIKGEAPSEAEIDRLYQDFVQIQIECIRDSAVLIPGMDRVAAELTGRGIRLGANTGYSRDMIVELVQRAAEQGYAPEVVITASDVQRGRPWPEMSLRAACALEAGAVQACVKVDDTGVGIEEGLNAGMWTVALAVSGNEVGLSLEDWQALAPSEQQRLRGKAHARLAGTGAHYVIDTIAELPAVIDDINARLARGERP, from the coding sequence ATGAGCTATCGTTTTGAACGTCGTTATACCGGGGCCGTGCAGGCGGTGATCATGGACTGGGCCGGCACCACGGTGGATTTTGGCTCCGTCGCGCCAATTAACGCCTTTCGGCGCCTGTTTGCCGGCGAAGGCATTGACGTCACCCAGGCCGAGTGCCGGGCTCCCATGGGCAGCGAAAAGCGTGATCACATTTGCCAGATGCTGGCCATGCCGCGTATTCGTGAAGCCTGGCTGCAGATCAAGGGTGAGGCCCCAAGTGAGGCGGAAATCGATCGCCTGTATCAGGACTTCGTGCAGATTCAGATCGAATGCATTCGCGACAGCGCCGTGCTGATCCCGGGCATGGATCGGGTGGCCGCGGAGCTCACCGGTCGCGGCATTCGCCTGGGCGCCAATACCGGCTACAGCCGCGACATGATCGTTGAGTTGGTGCAGCGCGCCGCCGAGCAGGGCTATGCCCCCGAGGTGGTGATCACCGCCAGTGACGTGCAGCGCGGCCGGCCCTGGCCGGAAATGAGCCTGCGGGCGGCCTGTGCCCTGGAGGCGGGGGCGGTGCAGGCCTGCGTCAAGGTGGATGATACCGGTGTGGGTATTGAAGAAGGCCTGAACGCCGGCATGTGGACGGTGGCACTGGCGGTGTCCGGCAACGAGGTAGGGCTGTCGCTGGAAGACTGGCAGGCCCTGGCGCCGAGTGAGCAGCAGCGTCTGCGCGGCAAGGCCCATGCTCGCCTGGCCGGTACCGGCGCCCATTATGTGATCGACACCATCGCCGAATTGCCGGCGGTGATTGACGACATCAACGCCCGCCTGGCCCGGGGCGAGCGTCCCTGA
- the phnW gene encoding 2-aminoethylphosphonate--pyruvate transaminase — protein sequence MNNPYLLLTPGPLSTSATVREAMMKDWCTWDDDYNQGVVQPIRRQLVRLATAHSGYTSVLMQGSGTAGVEAVLGSAVPAEGKLLVLINGAYGRRMADIARCLGLRLATMEVAETEPLSAELLSQALAADASISHVAFVHCETTTGILNPLAELCQAAKARHKTLIVDAMSSFGGVPMDAGELAIDFLISSANKCIQGVPGFSFIIAREAAMHRCEGQARSVSLDLFDQWQCMERQGGKWRFTSPTHVVRAFAQALAELEQEGGVGARHRRYQGNQRTLVDGMERLGFRPLVARDWQSPVITVFAAPEAPAYDFKRFYEGLKARGYVIYPGKVSAVDCFRIGTIGEVYQQDVAGLLAAIEDAIFW from the coding sequence GTGAATAATCCCTATCTGCTGCTGACCCCCGGCCCCCTGTCGACCTCTGCCACGGTGCGCGAGGCCATGATGAAGGACTGGTGTACCTGGGACGACGATTACAACCAGGGCGTGGTGCAGCCCATTCGCCGCCAGCTGGTGCGCCTGGCCACTGCCCATTCGGGCTACACCAGTGTGCTGATGCAGGGCAGCGGCACCGCCGGTGTGGAAGCGGTGCTGGGCTCGGCCGTACCCGCCGAGGGCAAGTTGCTGGTATTGATCAACGGCGCCTACGGCCGGCGCATGGCCGATATTGCCCGTTGCCTGGGGCTGCGCCTTGCCACCATGGAAGTGGCGGAGACCGAGCCGTTGTCGGCAGAGCTGCTGAGCCAGGCACTGGCGGCGGATGCGTCCATCAGCCATGTGGCCTTTGTGCACTGTGAAACCACCACCGGCATTCTCAATCCGCTGGCGGAACTCTGTCAGGCCGCCAAGGCACGGCACAAGACCCTGATCGTGGACGCCATGAGTTCCTTTGGCGGTGTCCCCATGGATGCGGGCGAGCTGGCCATCGACTTTTTGATCTCCAGTGCCAATAAATGCATTCAGGGTGTCCCCGGATTCAGTTTCATCATCGCTCGGGAAGCGGCCATGCATCGCTGTGAGGGCCAGGCCCGTTCGGTCAGCCTGGACCTGTTCGATCAGTGGCAGTGCATGGAACGTCAGGGCGGCAAGTGGCGCTTTACCTCGCCGACCCATGTGGTGCGAGCCTTTGCCCAGGCCCTGGCCGAGCTGGAGCAGGAAGGGGGCGTGGGCGCTCGTCATCGGCGCTATCAAGGCAACCAGCGGACCCTGGTGGATGGCATGGAACGGCTCGGTTTTCGGCCGCTGGTGGCGCGGGACTGGCAGTCGCCGGTGATCACCGTGTTCGCCGCACCCGAGGCGCCGGCCTACGACTTCAAGCGGTTTTATGAAGGACTGAAAGCGCGCGGATATGTGATTTATCCGGGCAAGGTGTCGGCGGTGGACTGTTTTCGCATCGGCACCATAGGAGAAGTGTATCAACAGGACGTGGCCGGCCTGCTGGCTGCCATCGAAGACGCTATTTTCTGGTAA
- a CDS encoding UTRA domain-containing protein, which produces MSKPHYQQISDSIEAQIRSGALPTNSKLPSERQLSDAFATTRVTLREALSRLEGKGLIYRANRRGWYITPSRINYNPTQGLPFNEVVSGQGRQPHTQVLTHQLAPAEPAVHRALGLAPLTPLHRVQRLRSIDGHAVLLEENHVDPARFPGLAEHDLTRSLTRLFEQEYDVSIATMELNMYPVALDENRAQALGVATGAAALFISRLSRDPAGRAIELDWEYWRHDALNIQLSV; this is translated from the coding sequence ATGAGCAAACCCCATTACCAGCAGATCAGCGACAGCATTGAAGCCCAGATCCGCAGTGGCGCCCTGCCCACCAACAGCAAGCTGCCCTCGGAACGCCAGCTCAGCGACGCCTTCGCCACCACGCGGGTCACCCTGCGCGAAGCGCTGTCGCGGCTCGAAGGCAAGGGGCTGATCTACCGCGCCAACCGCCGTGGCTGGTACATCACGCCGAGCCGCATCAACTACAACCCGACCCAGGGACTGCCCTTCAACGAAGTGGTTTCCGGCCAGGGCCGACAGCCCCACACTCAAGTGCTGACGCACCAGCTGGCGCCGGCCGAGCCGGCGGTGCACCGAGCCCTGGGGCTGGCGCCCCTGACTCCCCTGCACCGTGTGCAGCGGCTGCGCTCCATCGATGGTCACGCGGTGCTGCTGGAAGAAAACCATGTGGATCCAGCCCGCTTTCCAGGCCTGGCCGAGCATGACCTGACCCGCTCCCTGACCCGGTTGTTCGAACAGGAATACGACGTCAGCATCGCCACCATGGAACTCAACATGTATCCGGTGGCCCTGGATGAAAACCGGGCCCAGGCCCTGGGCGTGGCGACCGGGGCCGCCGCCCTCTTTATCAGCCGGCTGTCACGGGATCCCGCCGGCAGGGCCATTGAACTGGACTGGGAGTACTGGCGCCACGACGCACTCAATATTCAGCTGTCGGTCTGA
- a CDS encoding putative 2-aminoethylphosphonate ABC transporter ATP-binding protein: MTYLAIDNVVKHFGDFRALKGVSLTVKEGEFICFLGPSGCGKTTLLRAIAGLDLPTDGRIEQAGRDITQAPPEQRDFGIVFQSYALFPNLTVYQNIAFGLENMRLPKDEIRSRVAALLNTIGLPDSGSKYPGQLSGGQQQRVALARAIALSPGLLLLDEPLSALDARVRIQLRAEIKRLQRELGITTIMVTHDQEEALAMADRIVVMNQGEIEQIGTPEEIYYQPATPFVARFIGAMNFYAAVADHHGRLNLGEHTLPRQVTPGSRHLLAWRPELTRLAGSGTGPQLRGRIRELSFLGAFIRAEVTVDSHPDPILADLSPRDCDLQRLQPGQEVALELPLEHAHLFSGAGA; this comes from the coding sequence ATGACATATTTAGCAATCGACAATGTGGTAAAGCACTTCGGCGACTTTCGCGCCCTCAAGGGCGTCAGCCTGACCGTAAAGGAAGGGGAGTTCATTTGTTTTCTCGGCCCAAGCGGCTGCGGCAAGACCACGCTGCTGCGCGCCATCGCCGGCCTGGACCTGCCTACCGACGGTCGCATTGAACAGGCCGGGCGCGATATCACCCAGGCGCCTCCCGAGCAACGCGACTTCGGCATCGTGTTTCAGTCCTATGCCCTGTTTCCCAACCTCACCGTGTACCAGAACATCGCCTTTGGCCTGGAAAACATGCGCCTGCCCAAAGACGAGATTCGCTCACGGGTGGCGGCGCTGCTGAATACCATCGGCCTGCCCGACAGCGGTAGCAAGTATCCGGGGCAACTGTCCGGCGGACAACAGCAGCGGGTGGCCCTGGCCCGGGCCATTGCCCTTTCACCCGGCCTGCTGCTGCTGGACGAGCCTCTGTCTGCGCTGGATGCCCGCGTACGCATTCAGCTGCGCGCCGAAATCAAACGGCTGCAGCGAGAACTCGGCATCACCACCATCATGGTGACCCACGATCAGGAAGAGGCCCTGGCCATGGCCGATCGCATCGTGGTGATGAACCAGGGTGAGATCGAGCAGATCGGCACCCCTGAAGAAATCTACTATCAGCCCGCCACACCCTTCGTGGCCCGCTTTATCGGTGCCATGAACTTCTATGCCGCCGTGGCCGACCATCACGGCCGCCTGAACCTGGGTGAACATACCCTGCCCCGTCAGGTCACCCCTGGCAGCCGGCACCTGCTGGCCTGGCGTCCGGAGCTGACCCGGCTGGCCGGGTCCGGTACCGGTCCTCAGCTGCGCGGGCGCATTCGGGAGCTGTCTTTCCTCGGTGCCTTTATTCGGGCCGAGGTGACGGTAGACAGTCACCCGGATCCCATCCTGGCGGATCTGTCGCCCCGGGACTGCGATCTGCAACGACTGCAGCCCGGGCAGGAAGTGGCGCTGGAGCTGCCGCTGGAGCATGCCCACCTGTTCAGCGGGGCCGGCGCATGA
- a CDS encoding putative 2-aminoethylphosphonate ABC transporter permease subunit, producing MTTLSLPRTASRDDKLQRWLLTLACVLFLLALVLPLGQILHTALVDDQGRFVGLDNIRRYLATPALIHSLINTLTMGLLVTLLVTGLAFLYAYGLTRTRLPARTLFKVVAMVPILAPSLLPAISLIYLFGNQGGLRHWLGDESIYGPIGIVLGLSFWAFPHAVMLLSTAMGATDGRLFEACRVLRGGPVRAFFQVTLPGIKYALLSTLMVVFTMVITDFGVPKVIGGQYAMLATDIYKQVVGQQNFAMGALISTLLLLPALLAFAADSWLQRRNKQLIDSRSLPYQPAPNPWRDGFFLLFCSLMALALLAVIAMAGYASLVQFWPYNLSLSLNHYRFDLIDGWQAYGNSLRMAGLTALFGTLTIFLAAWLVEKGQGQNGLRKLLHGLAMVPLAVPGLVLGLAYIFFFNQPENPLRVLYGGMTLLVVSTIVHFYTVGHLTAVTALKQLPAEIEAVAASLRISRFKAMWRVSLPMCLPAVLDVAIYLFVNAMTTVSAVVFLYGPDTMLASVAVLNLDDSGNIAPAAAMAMLIFTTALLAKLLHLAASRVLLRLTQGWRQR from the coding sequence ATGACCACCCTGAGCCTGCCCCGTACGGCCAGCCGGGACGACAAACTGCAGCGCTGGCTGCTGACCCTGGCCTGCGTGCTGTTTCTGCTGGCCCTGGTGCTGCCCCTGGGCCAGATCCTGCATACCGCCCTGGTGGATGATCAGGGCCGATTCGTCGGCCTGGATAACATTCGTCGCTACCTGGCTACGCCGGCGCTGATCCACTCCCTGATCAATACGCTGACCATGGGCCTGTTGGTTACCCTGCTGGTAACCGGCCTGGCCTTTCTCTACGCCTATGGCCTGACCCGCACTCGGCTGCCGGCCCGGACCCTGTTCAAGGTGGTGGCCATGGTGCCGATACTGGCCCCTTCACTGCTGCCGGCCATCAGCCTGATTTACCTGTTCGGCAACCAGGGGGGGCTGCGTCACTGGCTGGGCGACGAAAGCATCTATGGCCCCATCGGCATCGTACTGGGGCTGTCGTTCTGGGCATTTCCCCATGCGGTGATGCTGCTCAGCACCGCCATGGGCGCCACCGACGGCCGCTTGTTCGAAGCCTGTCGCGTATTGCGCGGCGGCCCGGTACGCGCCTTTTTTCAGGTTACCCTGCCCGGCATCAAGTATGCGCTGCTCAGCACCCTGATGGTGGTGTTTACCATGGTGATCACCGACTTTGGCGTGCCCAAGGTGATCGGCGGCCAATACGCCATGCTGGCAACCGACATCTACAAGCAGGTGGTAGGCCAGCAGAACTTCGCCATGGGCGCACTGATCAGCACCCTGTTGCTGCTGCCGGCCCTGCTCGCCTTTGCCGCCGACAGCTGGTTGCAGCGTCGCAACAAGCAGTTGATCGACAGCCGTTCCCTGCCTTACCAGCCCGCTCCCAACCCCTGGCGTGACGGCTTTTTCCTGTTGTTCTGCAGCCTGATGGCCCTGGCCCTGCTGGCCGTGATCGCCATGGCCGGCTACGCCTCCCTGGTGCAGTTCTGGCCCTATAACCTGAGCCTGAGCCTGAACCACTACCGGTTTGATCTTATCGACGGCTGGCAGGCCTATGGCAACTCACTGCGCATGGCCGGCCTGACCGCCCTGTTCGGCACCCTGACCATTTTCCTGGCCGCCTGGCTGGTAGAGAAGGGGCAGGGTCAGAACGGCCTGCGCAAGCTGCTGCACGGCCTGGCCATGGTGCCGCTGGCGGTGCCCGGCCTGGTGCTGGGCCTGGCTTACATCTTCTTTTTCAATCAGCCGGAAAACCCGCTGCGCGTACTTTACGGCGGCATGACCCTGCTGGTGGTGTCGACCATAGTGCACTTCTATACCGTCGGACACCTGACCGCGGTCACCGCGCTCAAGCAGTTGCCCGCCGAAATCGAGGCCGTAGCCGCCTCCCTGCGCATCAGCCGGTTCAAGGCCATGTGGCGAGTCAGCCTGCCCATGTGTCTGCCGGCGGTGCTGGATGTGGCCATCTACCTGTTCGTCAACGCCATGACCACGGTCTCGGCGGTGGTGTTCCTGTACGGTCCCGACACCATGCTGGCGTCCGTTGCCGTGCTCAACCTGGACGACAGCGGCAACATCGCCCCGGCCGCCGCCATGGCCATGCTGATTTTCACCACCGCACTGCTGGCCAAGCTGCTGCACCTGGCCGCCAGCCGTGTCCTGCTGCGCCTGACTCAGGGCTGGAGACAACGATAA